Proteins encoded by one window of Porphyromonas vaginalis:
- a CDS encoding gliding motility-associated C-terminal domain-containing protein, giving the protein MKTRSLILSLLMLVSSAVTLSAQGVTASPGKLSQPYTPTGQQVQLLAYHPASGEGSGAVTLTFPIATGEQLYSYTTSIQEAQPVATAQYAGTSVTLPNAQLECGYFTAQPSQIMMTRAYYWVFDYSRVSLSNLTLTADYDAAEPCQQVTLALSRPLAPISYHTLQGASMQADRGLVVRYQDLVYKEEAHAFTAEQKEEQLPETNGGAWHLIAPLTDTSFAIIGDRFTEGVSSQYGLPIESPVLQARRVELHARYRLLSTGQSQAADSTATNAEQLPSSLSAPATVEIDLVANEPAAVIYQIIIAEGASISKDAPVVMQFNGRQAQYTFDKMGTYTLYGTVSDRTASCTATSQPVVVTVQSSRLEVPNVFTPFSSPGVNDLFQVVHQSLISFEGRIYDSWGGLIYSWSDPNGGWDGSCRGKPVPSGVYYYVITAEGADGVQYHKSGDVNILESDFSQQPNFN; this is encoded by the coding sequence ATGAAGACTAGAAGCTTGATCCTATCACTCCTCATGCTCGTCAGCTCTGCCGTGACACTCTCGGCGCAGGGTGTCACAGCTAGTCCGGGCAAACTCAGTCAGCCCTACACCCCGACGGGGCAGCAGGTACAGCTCTTGGCTTATCATCCCGCTAGTGGAGAGGGGAGTGGTGCGGTTACCTTGACCTTTCCCATAGCTACGGGAGAGCAGCTCTACAGCTACACCACCTCGATACAGGAGGCGCAGCCCGTCGCTACGGCGCAGTATGCGGGCACGTCCGTCACCTTACCCAATGCGCAGCTGGAGTGCGGGTACTTCACCGCTCAGCCTAGTCAGATCATGATGACGCGGGCCTACTACTGGGTCTTTGACTACAGCCGTGTCTCTCTGAGTAACCTCACACTGACGGCGGACTACGATGCTGCGGAGCCTTGCCAGCAGGTGACGCTCGCCCTCTCTCGTCCGCTTGCTCCCATATCCTATCACACGCTACAGGGTGCCTCCATGCAGGCGGATCGTGGCTTAGTAGTGCGCTACCAAGACTTAGTCTACAAGGAGGAGGCTCATGCCTTCACCGCAGAGCAAAAGGAAGAGCAGCTCCCCGAGACCAATGGTGGGGCGTGGCATCTGATCGCTCCGCTCACGGACACCTCTTTTGCTATCATCGGCGACCGCTTTACCGAGGGTGTCTCCAGTCAGTACGGCTTGCCCATAGAGAGTCCCGTGCTACAGGCTCGTCGTGTAGAGCTGCACGCTCGCTATCGGCTGCTTAGCACGGGGCAGTCGCAGGCGGCAGACTCGACCGCAACCAATGCGGAGCAACTCCCCTCCAGTCTCTCGGCTCCTGCCACGGTGGAGATTGATTTGGTTGCTAATGAGCCTGCGGCGGTCATTTACCAGATCATCATTGCTGAGGGAGCCAGCATCTCTAAGGACGCGCCCGTGGTGATGCAGTTCAACGGACGCCAAGCTCAGTACACCTTCGACAAGATGGGCACCTACACCCTCTACGGCACAGTGAGCGACCGCACAGCTAGTTGCACAGCTACCTCTCAGCCCGTGGTGGTAACGGTACAAAGCTCGAGGCTAGAGGTGCCAAACGTCTTTACGCCCTTTAGCAGTCCAGGAGTCAATGACCTCTTTCAGGTGGTGCATCAGTCGCTTATCTCTTTCGAAGGGCGCATCTACGACTCTTGGGGCGGACTGATCTATAGCTGGAGTGATCCCAATGGCGGTTGGGATGGCTCCTGTCGTGGCAAGCCCGTACCGAGTGGAGTCTACTACTACGTCATCACCGCTGAGGGTGCCGATGGCGTGCAGTACCACAAGAGTGGAGACGTCAACATCCTAGAGAGCGACTTCTCGCAGCAACCCAACTTCAACTAA